AATTTATGTGGTAGATCGTAGCCGACACTGAAGTGTCGGCTATGGGGGGTGGGGAAAGCGCACTGTCTGGATCATTGCGGGTGGGAATGCGTAGGAAGAAAAAGCAGGGGGGCCTTGAGGCCCCCCTGCTATTGATAGAACAACGATCCCGCTCAGTTGACTACTGCCGCGCCCTTAGCAAGCAGGATTACATACTGGGTGCTCAGCGTGAGATCAGACAGCTTCCTCACCGGCGGTTTCTTGCCCGCCTGGATCATAGCGGCATAGAAGGTGATCGTCTTCCCCTTCATGGATAATGGGATTTTGACCGCCGGGCGCACCGTTGTTATGAAATCCTTAGTAAAGCTCTTCACGTTCTTGTAGAGCGGCGTGATTCCCTTCTTGACCTTCCCGTTCAGGTAGAGCGTGTAGGGCCCCGCGGGGGTGTCGGCGAGGATATAGAAGTCGAATGGCTGGGTAATATCCTCGGTCAGCGCCACGTACAGCGAGAAGGTCTGGCCGGTTGCCAATGTCCCCGGAACGATGACCAGCGGCGGTATTGATGTGGGGCTGGGCGTCGGCGTCCGAGTTGGCGTCTCTGTCGGCGTCGGGGTATTTACCAGAGGCCCCACCGTTCCTGTAGGCCTGGGCGTTGGCGTGGCAGTCGCTGTCACCGTCGGAGTATTAGTCGGCGTCGGTGTTATTGTCGGAGTATTAGTCGGTGTTGGTGTTATCGTCGGCGTGATGGTGGGAGTCGGTGTGATCGTGGGCGTTTCCGTGATGATGGGAGTCGGCGTGGGCGTTTTCGTCGGTGTCTGAGTGGGTGTGTGTGTGGACTCAGCAAGCACGTACAGGTTGCTATCTGCCGAGCCAATATACACCGTATCGGTGCTTATCGCCGGCGATGACCAGATAGCATCAGAAGTGGCATAGCTCCACAAGAGAGCACCAGCCGAACTCAGGCTGTAGAGACAGTTGTCTCGGGAACCCACATACACCGTATCGGTCCCGCTCAGCGCCGGTGAGGAAGTGATCGCATACCCGGTCTCATAACTCCACGAGAGCACGCCGGTCCGATCAGTGATGCAGTAGAGACGGTTGTCACCTGATCCCACATACACCGTATCGGTGCTTATCGCCGACGATGACCAGATAGCATCAGAAGTGGCATAGCTCCACCGGAGCGCGCCAGCCGAGCTCAGGCTGTAGAGATGGTGATCATAGGAACCTACATACACCGTATCGGTTCCGCTCAGCGCCGGCGAGGAATCTATATCAGCTCCAGTCGCATAACTCCATGAGAGCTTGCCAGTCAGATCAGTGATGCAGTAGAGTCGATTATCATCAGAACCCACATACACCGTATCTGTTCCGCTCAGTGCAGGGGAGGAATATATACCACCACTTGTCGCATAACTCCATGAGAGCATGCCACTCCGATCAGTGACGCAGTAGAGACGGTTGTCCTTGGAGCCCACATACACCGTATCTGTTCCGCCCCGCGTGGGAGAGGAATATATCTCATTCCCCGTCTCATAACTCCACGAGAGCACACCGGTCCGGTCAACGAGGCAGTAGAGACGGTCATCATCTGAGCCCACACACACCGTATCAGTGCCTATCGCCGGCGATGAGAGGATACCCCCAGAGGCGCCATAGCTCCACAAGAGAGTGCCCATCGAGCTCAGGCTATAGAGACGGTCATCTTGTGAGCCTACATACACCGTACCAGTTGCGCTTATTGCCGCCGACGAAGAGACATTAGCATTTGTTCTATAACTCCACCCCAACACTGGAACCATAGGCCCAGAGTACAAGCTCTTCCCTGTGTGGCGGGTATCGTGGCGGAACATCGGCCACGTTGTAGCCGGCACACCTAAGAATGTCACGTCGTCAATGTTCCAACCGGAGAAAGTCCAACTTGAATCCGTGGGGCCTATCCCCCATCGAATGTACACGGTTGGTTGCCCATCAGCGACTGTCGAAATATCGTAGGATACACGCGTCCAAGATGAATCAGTGAGACTCGTATTTGGATTGGCCCACACCCGAGTCCACGTTGAGCCGTTAGGTGAGACCTCTATATAGACGTGGTCGTATGTGCTAGTCTCTACATTCAGCCATCTCCAGAATTCGAGCGCTGTTTGGGTGATAGAGGAACAGTCAATCGCTCCCGTGGTAAGCCAGTAGGTCGTGGGTAGATTGTCCGGATAACCTCCGCTCAAGTTGTTGCCGTAGACATTGATGCCGGTATGGCCGCTTGTAGGATCGGGATTGCCGTGATCTCCATTTCCCCCGGTCGGTTGTCCAAAAGACCAATTGCTTTCCATTGCCCATCCCGGGTCGGTATCAAGCGGAAATTCGATAATAGGCGTTCGGATTGGCGTTATTGTGGGCGTCTGGGTGATTGTGGGGGTTTGTGTAATCGTCGGCGTATTAGTCGGTGTCCAGGTGATTGTGGGGGTTTGTGTAATCGTCGGCGTGGGCGTCATTGTCGGTGTCTGAGTGGGTGTGTGAGTAGGGTCGGTAAGCACGTACAGGTTGTGATCATCAGAGCCCACATACACCGTCCCGGTATGTATCGCCACTGATGACTCAATAAGGCCACCCGTCACATAAGTCCATGCCAGGCCGCCATCTGAATTGATGCTGTAGAGAGTGTTGTCTTTGGCACCCACGTACACCGTATCGTTTGCGCTCACCGCCGGAGAGGAAAATATATCACCCCCAGTTTCATAACTCCATGAGAGTATCCCAGTCTGATCAATGATGCAGTAGAGACGGTTATCATCGGAGCCTACCCACACTTTATCGGCGCTTATCGCCGGCGATGCGAAGATAGGCTCAGAGGCAGCATAGCTCCACAAGAGAGCGCCAACCGAGCTCAGGCTGTAAAGAGTGTTGTCTTCAGAACCCACATACACCGTATCGGTTCCGCTCAGCGACGGAGAGGAGAATATATCACCTCCCGTTTCATAACTCCATGAGAGTATCCCAGTCTGATCAATGATGCAGTAGAGACGGTTATCATCAGAGCCTACCCACACTTTATCGGCGCCTATCGCCGGCGATGAGGGGATAGGCTCAGAGGCAGCATAGCTCCACAGGAGAACGCCAACCGAGCTCAGGCTGTAGAGAGTGTTGTCTTCAGAACCCACGTACACCGTATCGGTTCCGCTCAGCGCCGGAGAGGAATGTATACCACCACCAGTTTCATAACTCCATGAGAGTACGCCGGTCTGATCAATGACGCAGTAGAGACGGTTGTCATCAGAGCCCACCCACACTTTATCGGCGCTCATCGCCGGCGATGAGAGAATAAGTTCAGAGGTGGCATAGCTCCACAATAAAGAGCCAACTGAGTTCAAGCTGTAGAGAGTGTTGTCGCTGGAACCAACGTACACTGTATCAGTTGCGCTTATTGCCGCCGAGGAAGAAACATCACTATCCGTCCTATAACTCCACTTCAACATCGGAACCACAGGTCCACCGTATGAGCTTTTCCCTGTACGGCGGGCATCGTGGTGGAACATCGGCCAGGGGAGTGTCCCCGTAAGGATCAATGCCTGATACGCGTCTATCCGTCCGAACCCGAAGTACGTATCACGGCCCGGCGTACCCAAATCTTTTGCTGATGCGCAGATGATCTGCCGCACCTCCGCATTGCTCTTGTCGCGGTTGTACGACATGATCAAGCCCGCCAACCCCGCCGCGTGAGGACAGGCCATTGACGTCCCCGACCACGTCTTATACCCCCCTCCCATGAAGAGGCTGTACACATCCACGCCGGGCGCCCCCACCTCGATCTTAGCACCCCTGCTGCTGAAACTCGCAAGGTTATCACTACTGTCCGTCGCTGATACCGCCATCGCATTCGCATACAGGGCCGGATATGATATCGCCCCTCCCGTATTCCCTGCCGCCGCGACAAAAAGGATCCCCTTACTGTACGCGTCATTTATGGCGGCTTCCATCGTCTGCGAATAGGCTCCGCCGCCCCAACTGTTGCTCATTATGTTGGCACCGTGCTCCGTCGCGTACACAATCGATCGCACCGCGTTTTCATTGCTACCGCTCCCGCCGGAACTCAGGAACTTTATCGCCATGATCTTCGCGCCCCACGTCACCCCGGCAATCCCCACTCCATTGTTCGTGTTCGCCGACGCAATCCCCGAGCAGTGCGTCCCGTGGCCGTGGTCGTCCATAGGATCATCATCATTGTTGGCAAAGTCATATCCCTTGATCACCTTCCCCACAAGATCGGGATGGTTATAATCAACACCGGTGTCTATCACGGCGATTATGACATCGTCGTTACCGGTGAACATATCCCACGCCTCAGGGCATCTGATCTTGCTGGGCCCCCATTGCTGCCCCCAGCTCGGATCGTTCGGCGTCAAGATGGCATGCACGATGTAGTTCGGCTCGGCGTACTCCACATCGGGATGGCTGCTGTAGAGCTTCATCATTTCTGGTACTGTGCTATCCGTGGGTATCTTCAATGAATACACGTCAACCCGGGGTATCCTGCTCTCCTTCAACGACGGCACCCTGATCTCACGTCCCGCCAGGTCTGCAACGCTCAATCCCGAGAAATTATTGAGCGTTTCGATCTTAATCTCCATATCCTCGCGGCCGAGATGTTCCCGCGCTATGTCGCAGAGAGAGGTGGTGCCGTCCAGCGTGACCACCGCATCACGGGCTGGGAGAACACTGTAGTTCTC
The Candidatus Auribacterota bacterium genome window above contains:
- a CDS encoding PQQ-binding-like beta-propeller repeat protein — its product is MTTRHLYSGRTGKSNTVGLMLLFSVLCVLAANPVWADSPYKESETGYITTTSDGISDEHVADSILVKFKTGLGFGEITDINENYSVLPARDAVVTLDGTTSLCDIAREHLGREDMEIKIETLNNFSGLSVADLAGREIRVPSLKESRIPRVDVYSLKIPTDSTVPEMMKLYSSHPDVEYAEPNYIVHAILTPNDPSWGQQWGPSKIRCPEAWDMFTGNDDVIIAVIDTGVDYNHPDLVGKVIKGYDFANNDDDPMDDHGHGTHCSGIASANTNNGVGIAGVTWGAKIMAIKFLSSGGSGSNENAVRSIVYATEHGANIMSNSWGGGAYSQTMEAAINDAYSKGILFVAAAGNTGGAISYPALYANAMAVSATDSSDNLASFSSRGAKIEVGAPGVDVYSLFMGGGYKTWSGTSMACPHAAGLAGLIMSYNRDKSNAEVRQIICASAKDLGTPGRDTYFGFGRIDAYQALILTGTLPWPMFHHDARRTGKSSYGGPVVPMLKWSYRTDSDVSSSAAISATDTVYVGSSDNTLYSLNSVGSLLWSYATSELILSSPAMSADKVWVGSDDNRLYCVIDQTGVLSWSYETGGGIHSSPALSGTDTVYVGSEDNTLYSLSSVGVLLWSYAASEPIPSSPAIGADKVWVGSDDNRLYCIIDQTGILSWSYETGGDIFSSPSLSGTDTVYVGSEDNTLYSLSSVGALLWSYAASEPIFASPAISADKVWVGSDDNRLYCIIDQTGILSWSYETGGDIFSSPAVSANDTVYVGAKDNTLYSINSDGGLAWTYVTGGLIESSVAIHTGTVYVGSDDHNLYVLTDPTHTPTQTPTMTPTPTITQTPTITWTPTNTPTITQTPTITQTPTITPIRTPIIEFPLDTDPGWAMESNWSFGQPTGGNGDHGNPDPTSGHTGINVYGNNLSGGYPDNLPTTYWLTTGAIDCSSITQTALEFWRWLNVETSTYDHVYIEVSPNGSTWTRVWANPNTSLTDSSWTRVSYDISTVADGQPTVYIRWGIGPTDSSWTFSGWNIDDVTFLGVPATTWPMFRHDTRHTGKSLYSGPMVPVLGWSYRTNANVSSSAAISATGTVYVGSQDDRLYSLSSMGTLLWSYGASGGILSSPAIGTDTVCVGSDDDRLYCLVDRTGVLSWSYETGNEIYSSPTRGGTDTVYVGSKDNRLYCVTDRSGMLSWSYATSGGIYSSPALSGTDTVYVGSDDNRLYCITDLTGKLSWSYATGADIDSSPALSGTDTVYVGSYDHHLYSLSSAGALRWSYATSDAIWSSSAISTDTVYVGSGDNRLYCITDRTGVLSWSYETGYAITSSPALSGTDTVYVGSRDNCLYSLSSAGALLWSYATSDAIWSSPAISTDTVYIGSADSNLYVLAESTHTPTQTPTKTPTPTPIITETPTITPTPTITPTITPTPTNTPTITPTPTNTPTVTATATPTPRPTGTVGPLVNTPTPTETPTRTPTPSPTSIPPLVIVPGTLATGQTFSLYVALTEDITQPFDFYILADTPAGPYTLYLNGKVKKGITPLYKNVKSFTKDFITTVRPAVKIPLSMKGKTITFYAAMIQAGKKPPVRKLSDLTLSTQYVILLAKGAAVVN